A stretch of the Capsicum annuum cultivar UCD-10X-F1 chromosome 10, UCD10Xv1.1, whole genome shotgun sequence genome encodes the following:
- the LOC107845118 gene encoding casparian strip membrane protein 1-like — translation MEKGESTKVDVVETTKERKGKAPLLGTTAPVAATAAAASATHAKRSANRGIAIFDLILRIVAFASALGATVAMATTDETLPFFTQFFQLKASYDDLPTFTFFVVGMRIVVAYLVLSAPFSIMCIVRSHAVVPMLLLIIFDTVIIALTTGAAGSAAAIVYLAHNGNQEDFCQRASGAVVAAFVTVVILILLVVLSASALRRH, via the exons ATGGAGAAAGGTGAATCAACCAAAGTTGATGTTGTGGAAACCaccaaagaaagaaaaggaaaagccCCACTATTGGGAACAACTGCTCCTGTTGCTGCTACTGCTGCAGCTGCAAGTGCTACTCATGCAAAAAGAAGTGCTAacagaggcattgcaattttTGACCTTATTTTAAGAATAGTCGCTTTTGCGTCCGCATTAGGTGCTACTGTTGCAATGGCTACTACTGATGA aacTCTTCCCTTTTTCACTCAGTTCTTTCAATTAAAAGCTAGCTATGACGATCTTCCAACTTTCAC GTTTTTTGTGGTAGGTATGAGAATAGTTGTTGCCTACCTTGTCCTCTCTGCACCTTTTTCAATAATGTGCATTGTTCGATCTCATGCAGTTGTACCCATGCTACTACTCATTATATTTGATACG GTTATCATTGCATTGACAACGGGTGCAGCAGGATCAGCAGCAGCCATTGTATATTTGGCTCACAATGGAAACCAAGAAGATTTTTGCCAAAGGGCCAGTGGAGCCGTGGTGGCCGCCTTTGTCACGGTGGTGATCCTGATCCTCCTGGTCGTTCTGTCTGCTTCAGCTCTTCGAAGACACTAA
- the LOC107844631 gene encoding uncharacterized protein LOC107844631, which yields MGFKRYSELIAYLLVAEQHNELLMRNHESRPPDTALFPEVNATHFHQSRSERSLGPSRSCDRCRGRSHGHGRGRYFNQGDQFAINNDPQHQQCKKKGEAPEAAPRTNTENRCRYGVKGHSSRICRTPKHLVKLYQASLKKIDNGVEVNFIFEDNVKPMNLDASNFFTISEGYINYPVDDEYEIV from the coding sequence ATGGGATTTAAAAGGTATTCAGAATTGATTGCTTATCTTCTTGTTGCTGAACAACATAATGAGCTTCTAATGAGAAATCATGAAAGTCGACCTCCTGATACTGCTCTATTCCCTGAAGTGAATGCTACACATTTTCACCAATCCAGAAGTGAAAGAAGCCTTGGCCCCAGTCGTAGTTGTGATCGTTGTCGTGGTCGTAGTCATGGTCATGGAAGAGGTAGATATTTTAATCAAGGTGATCAGTTTGCAATAAATAATGACCCTCAACACCAGCAGTGTAAAAAGAAGGGTGAAGCTCCTGAAGCAGCGCCAAGGACGAACACCGAAAATAGATGTCGATATGGAGTAAAGGGACACAGTTCGCGTATCTGTCGTACGCCAAAGCATCTGGTGAAGCTCTATCAGGCATCccttaaaaaaatagataatggcGTTGAGGTAAACTTTATTTTTGAAGATAATGTTAAGCCAATGAATTTAGATGCCTCAAATTTCTTTACAATCTCCGAAGGATATATTAATTATCCTGTAGATGATGAATATGAAATAGTCTAA